From the genome of Triticum aestivum cultivar Chinese Spring chromosome 3B, IWGSC CS RefSeq v2.1, whole genome shotgun sequence, one region includes:
- the LOC123069202 gene encoding protein RICE FLOWERINGUS T 1 isoform X1 yields MVGSGMHAQRGDPLVVGRVIGDVVDPFVRRVALRVGYASRDVANGCELRPSAIADPPRVEVGGPDMRTFYTLVMVDPDAPSPSDPSLREYLHWLVTDIPATTGVSFGTEVVCYEGPRPVLGIHRLVFLLFQQLGRQTVYAPGWRQNFSTRDFAELYNLGLPVAAVYFNCQRETGTGGRRM; encoded by the exons atggtggggAGCGGCATGCATGCCCAGCGCGGGGACCCGCTGGTGGTGGGGCGCGTGATCGGCGACGTGGTGGACCCGTTCGTGCGGCGGGTGGCGCTGCGGGTCGGCTACGCGTCCAGGGACGTGGCCAACGGCTGCGAGCTGAGGCCGTCCGCCATCGCCGACCCGCCGCGCGTCGAGGTCGGCGGCCCGGACATGCGCACCTTCTACACGCTG GTGATGGTGGATCCGGATGCTCCAAGTCCCAGCGATCCCAGCCTTAGGGAGTACTTGCACTG GCTGGTCACCGACATCCCGGCGACGACAGGAGTGTCTTTTG GGACCGAGGTGGTGTGCTACGAGGGCCCGCGGCCGGTGCTCGGGATCCACCGGCTGGTGTTCCTGCTCTTCCAGCAGCTGGGCCGCCAGACGGTGTACGCCCCGGGGTGGCGGCAGAACTTCAGCACCCGCGACTTCGCCGAGCTCTACAACCTCGGCCTGCCCGTCGCCGCCGTCTACTTCAACTGCCAGAGGGAGACCGGAACCGGCGGGAGAAGGATGTGA
- the LOC123069202 gene encoding protein MOTHER of FT and TFL1 homolog 1 isoform X2, with protein sequence MVGSGMHAQRGDPLVVGRVIGDVVDPFVRRVALRVGYASRDVANGCELRPSAIADPPRVEVGGPDMRTFYTLAGHRHPGDDRSVFWDRGGVLRGPAAGARDPPAGVPALPAAGPPDGVRPGVAAELQHPRLRRALQPRPARRRRLLQLPEGDRNRREKDVMINSLYNTST encoded by the exons atggtggggAGCGGCATGCATGCCCAGCGCGGGGACCCGCTGGTGGTGGGGCGCGTGATCGGCGACGTGGTGGACCCGTTCGTGCGGCGGGTGGCGCTGCGGGTCGGCTACGCGTCCAGGGACGTGGCCAACGGCTGCGAGCTGAGGCCGTCCGCCATCGCCGACCCGCCGCGCGTCGAGGTCGGCGGCCCGGACATGCGCACCTTCTACACGCTG GCTGGTCACCGACATCCCGGCGACGACAGGAGTGTCTTTTG GGACCGAGGTGGTGTGCTACGAGGGCCCGCGGCCGGTGCTCGGGATCCACCGGCTGGTGTTCCTGCTCTTCCAGCAGCTGGGCCGCCAGACGGTGTACGCCCCGGGGTGGCGGCAGAACTTCAGCACCCGCGACTTCGCCGAGCTCTACAACCTCGGCCTGCCCGTCGCCGCCGTCTACTTCAACTGCCAGAGGGAGACCGGAACCGGCGGGAGAAGGATGTGATGATCAACTCCTTGTATAATACCAGTACTTAA